AGGAATTCCGGTATCTGGAAAACTATTGGGCAGCGACCCTGATGGTGATGCTTTAACTTATAGTTTTTCAGAAAAAGATAAAGCAATTACCCCCGTTGATGACGTTTATAAATTTAGTCACGGCGAATTATCATTAAACAATGATGGCTTTGAATACATTTCAATCACAGGTCAAGACGCCACTATCACCTATACCGTAACCGCAAACGGTGCTTCGGCTTCTGCAAGAATCGAAATTATTGCTGATATTCCTCCAACAGCAAACACTGTTACTATAGATGGTGCAAAGCAGTGGATACCGATATCTATCGAGCTGCTGGGCAACGATGAAGATGGTGATGAGTTAGTCTATAGTTTTTCTGAGAATGGTGTGGCTGTTAATGAAGTAGATGGCATTTATACTTTTAGCCATGGGGAGCTTACAGAAGAAGATGGTCAATTTGAATATAGATCAATCTCTGGACAAGATGCCACAATTACTTATACCGTAACAGCAAATGATATCTCAACATCTGCAACAATTGACTTCTTGAATGTTGCAAATGACCCACTAGCTTATCAGCAGTGGCACCTTCGCAATACAGGGCAAAAATCGTATGCATTAAGTGAGCAGATGGCTCAAGGATTGGTAGATGCTGGATTTTACACTCCCGTAGAAGCTGCCGAAGCACTTGCAGAAGGTGAAGCCGAGGAGCTCCTTGCCGGCGAAGATATGAATGTTGCAGCTGCTTATGCTCAGGGTGTAACTGGTGCAGGTGTAACAGCGGTTGTCGTAGACTCTGGTTTAGAGATTCGTCATGAAGACTTAATAGATAATGTACTAGTTAATCGCTCTCTCAATTTAGCTGTATCGGCAAACGACAGAACAGACCCAACCAGTCTCTCCAATAGCGGCGATCATGGTACTAGTGTCGCGGGCTTAATTGCTGCTAAAGGCTGGAACAATATAGGTAGCCGTGGCACATCCCCAGATACTGGGTTAATCGGCATGAATTATTTGGGCGGTGATACAATAGAGCAAACCGAACTGTTAATTCATGGGTTTCCTGGAAGTGGTATTTCTACAAGCGAGGAAATCTCAGCATTTAATCGCAGCTACGGTATCACTTGGCCAGCTTTTATTGCTTACTCTGCTTTAGATGAAGCTATTGAATCTTACCCTAATCTTATGCTTCGAAGCGGCAAAGGCGCTTTGAACATTAAGTCTAATGGTAATTCTTTTATAGATGGCGGCCGCGAAGGGGCTTTCTGTAAAGATAATGGCGCTAATGAATTAGGTTTAACATGTTATAGCGCAGCGTTCGAACCCAGTCAGGCCCACCCATACTACTTGAGTGTTGCTGCAGTGAACGCCAACGGCAAACATACCAGTTACTCAACAGCCGGCGCAAGCACAATGGTATCGGCTCCTGCGGGTGAGTATGGTCGCTGGGCGCCAGCGATGGTAACAACAGATCAAATGACCTGTATTAATGGTTATTCCGGCTTCAATGGTAGAACAATCAGCGCCTGGGGCGGCGCCTATGGCGAAGACTTTGCAGCTAGCCAGTTCCCGTTCAACTACCCGGGTCACCCAGAGAATGCAAGTTGCAACTATACTTCAACTTTCAATGGGACATCTTCCGCTGCACCGAATGCATCAGGTGTTGTGTCTCTAATCTTATCCGCAAACCCAGAACTGACCTGGCGTGATGTTCGACACATTCTGGCTTCAACAAGTACTTTGATTGACGCTGAAAACGAAAAAGTTGAGCTGACAATTGGGGAAGGTTCTTTTATTGCTCATGACGGCTGGATTGAAAATGCCGCGGGCTATCACTTTAATAACCTCTATGGTTTTGGCCGTGTTGATGCCGGCGAAGCTGTTGCTAAGGCTTTAGACTACTCAGAAAATCTTGGCGAGCAAATTATCACCGAATGGAAAGGTCTAGGCTCAACTGCTGGAGAAGAAGCCTTGCAGGCAACTATTCCAGACAACAGTGCCATTGGTGTAACCCAGCAAATCGAAGTATCAGAAGATATCATTATTGAAGCTATGCAATTCGAGTTTGATATCCGCAATGATGATATGGGGTCTTTTGTAAATGATAATCTACTATCCTCTGCAGGTAACGATCTGGCGCTTGAAGTAGTCTCTCCTTCAGGTACTAGAAGCGTTTTACTCTCCTCTAAGCAGGCATTACTGGAGGCTTCTTGGAGCTCTGCGAATGGGTATAGCGAAGGTTATATCTTGGATGGTGCCGTATTCCTATCTAATGCGTTTTATGGTGAAAATGCTAGGGGAACTTGGACTATCAAGGCACTAGATACCGGTGACACCAACTTTGAATTTAGTGACACAGAAGATCTCGTTATTCTTGTAAATGAAGAGACAGAAGAGAAGCCGACAGGCATGATAAACAATCCCGTAGAAAGTGTTCTAGAGGGGGTATCATTAAGAACATTCGGTCGTGCTGCTCAATAAGAAGGATAATACAATGAAGTTAAATAAATTACTGATCTTGACTGCCGCATTATGTGTATCAGGTATGGCGCAAGCTAGCTCCATTGATAGCATGGACAAAAAAAATATCGGAACCAAACCGCTAAAAACTTTAGCTGCAGCAACAACAGACTCTGCTGAGCTTGGCATTTTTAAAGTTGAGCGATCACTGACAAGCGTTCCATCATCGATTGCTGCACCAGAACACATTGTTGCAAAAAAAGGGGAAGTAGCAAT
The DNA window shown above is from Microbulbifer variabilis and carries:
- a CDS encoding S8 family serine peptidase, which gives rise to MNKKMFRLSVISAAVLLTLTGCDSNSSSSSDPAVTPAAATPTPTPTPTPTPTPADKPPTASDVTISGVKQGIPVSGKLLGSDPDGDALTYSFSEKDKAITPVDDVYKFSHGELSLNNDGFEYISITGQDATITYTVTANGASASARIEIIADIPPTANTVTIDGAKQWIPISIELLGNDEDGDELVYSFSENGVAVNEVDGIYTFSHGELTEEDGQFEYRSISGQDATITYTVTANDISTSATIDFLNVANDPLAYQQWHLRNTGQKSYALSEQMAQGLVDAGFYTPVEAAEALAEGEAEELLAGEDMNVAAAYAQGVTGAGVTAVVVDSGLEIRHEDLIDNVLVNRSLNLAVSANDRTDPTSLSNSGDHGTSVAGLIAAKGWNNIGSRGTSPDTGLIGMNYLGGDTIEQTELLIHGFPGSGISTSEEISAFNRSYGITWPAFIAYSALDEAIESYPNLMLRSGKGALNIKSNGNSFIDGGREGAFCKDNGANELGLTCYSAAFEPSQAHPYYLSVAAVNANGKHTSYSTAGASTMVSAPAGEYGRWAPAMVTTDQMTCINGYSGFNGRTISAWGGAYGEDFAASQFPFNYPGHPENASCNYTSTFNGTSSAAPNASGVVSLILSANPELTWRDVRHILASTSTLIDAENEKVELTIGEGSFIAHDGWIENAAGYHFNNLYGFGRVDAGEAVAKALDYSENLGEQIITEWKGLGSTAGEEALQATIPDNSAIGVTQQIEVSEDIIIEAMQFEFDIRNDDMGSFVNDNLLSSAGNDLALEVVSPSGTRSVLLSSKQALLEASWSSANGYSEGYILDGAVFLSNAFYGENARGTWTIKALDTGDTNFEFSDTEDLVILVNEETEEKPTGMINNPVESVLEGVSLRTFGRAAQ